CTCACACTTCTGCTTATATCATTGTTCACGCTTGCTTCCTGCGGAGGAAAATACACTCCCGGGGAGCAAGACCCTTTAAGAGCAATGCAATGCCCGAATACCGATAAGACGTACAGTTACGACGAAATCGAGTATGAAGGCGGAAAAGGCACGGGCCTCGTTAGTTTCAGCGACCTCCGCGATGGAATTAATTCGGCCTGCATGAGTTGCCATCAGGCTCCCGCACAAAGCGGGGGCTTTTCGTACATTGATTCCTATCGTGGTGAAGTCAGAACCATCGCAGGGAAAACACAATTCTATCCGGGATTTGTGGAAATCGCGGATAAAGTCACAGAATATATTTTCCACGCAGATCCCGATAAACGCATGCCTCCGACGGATCGCCGTCAAAAAAATCCAGAGGCTTTCATCAGTCTTGGAAAAAAGATTCAAGCTTGGGTTGCCGCAGGAAAACCTGATGGCAGTTTTTCTTTAGATCCTAATGCTCTGCCTGAAGCTCCACGTAAACCTCGCTTCCGAGGCAGTCAAAGTGGAAACTGCACGCCGAATTCAGAAATCATCGGCTTTGATTATTGGAAAGACCGTGAGTTTGCGAGCATGGAAAAGTTGCCGCAAAACTTAGCGGACACGGATTTATTTTCTTTAGATGCTTATGAGCTCGCGAAAAAAGGAACGGTGGCTTACACCGTGGAATATCCTTTGTGGGCCGACAACAACGGCAAAGGCCGTTGGCTTCATCTTCCTATGAAACTGGAAGGTTTAAAACTTGTTCGTCAAAAGGCAAAGTACATCGAAGGACAAGAAAACTTCTTTGATATGCCGGAGAACACGCGCCTTTATAAATTCTTTTATAAAAAAATTAAAATGGCCAACGGAAAAACTCGCTACAAGCGTATCGAGACACGCATTATTGTTGTGCGCAAACCTTGGCAAAAAAGTCTTTTTGGCACTTACAAGTGGGACGACTCGGAACAAACAGCGACTCTTGTCGAAACTCCCTATCGTGACGGAACTCCATTTAAAGACACGGTCTTTACTGTGACGGTGGATGAAGTCGCAAAAAAAGTGCGTAACTATGCAATTCCAGGAAGTCAGCGCTGTATTGATTGTCATATGGGTTCGCAAGGTCAAAACTTCGTGATTGGATTTTCCCCTCTGCAACTTCATCGCAGAAACATTGGAGAAGCCGGACGGGAAGAGCCTGTGCAGTATTCTGATCTTACACAAGTGGAGCGTTTAAGAAGTTACGGATTTATTGAAAATGCACCTGTCGAACGAGAATGGCCGATCTTGGAAAAAACTGGAACAAGTGTCGCGCGCAATGTCTATGAAACGCGTGCCGCGGGTTATATGGTTGGTAACTGTGCCCACTGTCACAACCCGAATGGTCTTGCGTTCACAAAAGAAAATGGCATTACGCTAAACCTCACGGCAGGATCTGTTTTCTCTTTCAATACGAAAACTCGTTCAACACAGATTCCATCGCGTTTGATCGTTCACCAAAACGGCGATTTGGATCAAAGCCATATTTGGAGAAAAGTGGCGGATTCTTCTCAACAGTTGGGTTTAACAAGCCAGATGCCGATGAATACTCCAGGCGGACCTGACTGTGGCATTTTGCGCATCATGGGTAAATGGGTGCGCAGCTTTGAAAGCGAACAAGCCGCGGAGCTTTGGGAACCCACTTGCAAAAAAGAAAATGATTTTAAATGGATCGATCAGGATTTCACGGTCTCAACAAGTGATGTGTTTGTGCCAAGAAGATCGGATTGGAATGATCCGGTTTCAGGAATGCCAGTGAAGTTCCGCAGTCTTGAGTTAACGCCCGAGTTAGAAAAGGCCATCACGCAGGAAATTCCTGTGGGTTACTGGAATAAAAAAGAGATTTGCAGTTTTCCCGATAAAAATCTTCCTAAAGAAGAACAGCGTCCTTGGATGATGAAGGGAACTCAACCGAAACGTCCGTTTGGTGAAGTTTATTATTCAACACCAGGGTCGTGGTACTTCCGCACGTCTTGTATGAAATGCCACGGGCCGAATGCTGATGGAAACTCCTCACTGGCTCGCGGAATTATGCAGTGGTCAGGCGGAAGTGTGCGTGTTGCCGATCTTGCTAACGGCATGTTCGGTAAGCACGGGGAAAACTTAAAAACATTTGATAGTGGTGGAAAAAACTATGCGCCTCAGTATTTATTCTGGATGGCCATGGAGGGAACTCGGGTGCAATTCCCTCCGGAGCTTTCAAGCTTCGTTGGAAAACACGGCGGTCAGATGCTCAATCAAATGCGTGAGAAATGTTTAAACCAAATTTCTACGGCCAAGACATCATCGCCTGTATTTATGGATCACGAGATCTTTAATAAAGTCTGTTTTGTGAACAACTTGCATCCAGGGCATCCGGATTTGGCGTTTAATCCAAACACCAATAAACCACTCTATCCGGAAAAAGTGGAAGCGTGGTTGGATCGCGCGGCCTTTAATATTGGTTATGCGATTTTCTATTATTTAAAAGATATGTCTCAAGGTGTTGTTCGACCTAGCAACGACCAATGTGAAGTTCTTTATCCTAAGAAGGAGCAATAGTTATGAAATACGTTTTATTTGTTTTATTTTTTATGTGCTCTCCCGGTTTTGCGGCGACGTCTTTTAAGATGACGAAGGAAAGCGGCACGACAAATTTCTTAGCGATTGGAAATCCCAGCGCGATCCGTATTGACGGAAAAGGCGAAGGACCTGAAGGAACTTTGTTGGCGCAAGAAAAGGGCGAAAACTGGATTGTCTCGGGCGACCTTCGTGTGAACCTTAAAAACACGGATACCGGTATTGCTCTTCGCGATCGTCATATGAAAGAAAAATATCTTGAAGTCGGTAAATTCGAAAATGCGACTTTAACAGTCAACGATCTGACGGTTCCAAAAAATGCGGTGACTAAAGAATCAGAAACAAAGTTGCCGTTTACTGGAACTTTAGATCTGCATGGAATCAAGAAGCCTGTGCAAGGCGAGTTTGTTGTGAAGTCTTCGAAAGAAGGCCTCAAAATGACGGCGAGCTTTCAATTAAAACTTTCTGATTTTGGTATCGTGATTCCTTCTTTTGCGGGCATCACGGTGGCTGACCAGGTTGAAGTGAACACGGCTTCTACAGTCGAGAGGCTGCAATGAAAATAAATCTGCTTTTTGCAGTGCTTGTGGCGACGGCTCTTGGGGCTTGCAACTACAATCACGTCAAAAAAGAAAATGCGGCAATGGGTGGAGGTCTTGGTAAACAGGAAGCCATGATTGCTGCCAGCCTTGATTACCAAAGCTTGAATATGGCAGTGATTGGACCAGAGTGTCTTCGCTGTCATTCAACTCCGGGGGGTGTTCAGGGAGGTTTGAATCTTGAAACCTATCAACAAGTGCGCGCAAATCTAAGCCGCATTTATTATCGCTCGATCGAAAAAAGAGACATGCCGTCAGGTGGTTTGGGCGCAGCTCAATATGATTTGCTTAAAGCCTGGATTGAAGCCGGAGGACCTGAGCGCAACACAGGTCGCGGTAACGCCCGGCCGATCAAAGGACCTATCAACTGGCCTGTGATTAAAAACCAAGTTTTAAAATCAAGCTGTCTTGATTGTCATCGTGGTGCCAACGCGGATGCAGGGCTTGATTTTGAATCACTGGATGTTGTGAGAAAAAACATCGGACGTATTTTTGATTCGGCCATTGTGAAGCAAACCATGCCACTAGAACCTTATGGAGCTTTGACGGAAGCTGAAAAACAAGCCCTGATGAAGTGGATTTCGCAAGGAATGCCAGAGTGAAGTATTTTTTCGTTCTTGTTCTGTTTTTATTTGCTAATAAATCTTTCGCTTACCCTGAAATGATTCGACACGGTTACGTGAACTGCATGGCCTGTCACACGACTCATCAAGGCGGAGACATGCTCTCAAAATATGGCCGGGAGCTGGGGAAAGAGCTGTTCTCCCGCAACGATTCTATTTTTAAAGCTCCTAATGCTGAGAAAAATTATTGGGAAATTGAGACGCCCGAATGGTTGCGTGTCGGTGCGAACGTTCGTCTTTTACAAACCATGACGGAAAATTCAGTGGCTTCCAAGGGCCGCTTTATGTTTATGCAAGTGGATATCGATACGCTTTTTAAGGTGAGCGATAAAACAATTGTGTATGTCTCTGTCGGTCGCTATGAACCGTCAAAGTCTGATGCTGAGTGGAGAGATTTTATCTATATGCCAAGAGCGTGGGCTCAGTATTCCGAAAACTGGCGCGGCGGAGCTGAAGCCGCTTCTTTGCGCGCAGGACGTTTTTATCCTGTGTACGGTTTGAATATCGCTGAGCACACTTATGTGACCCGTCGTTATTTAGATTTTAATCCGGGACAAGAAAGAGTTTCAGCGGAACTTGCGTGGAGCAATGAAAACTACCAGGTCGTTGCAACGGGTCTTGCCCAGCGCGCTCGCTTTGACAAATACGACGATGAAAAAGGTTACGTTCTGCAAGTTTCCAAGGTATTTGGAAAAACAGCGCGTGCCGGTGTGAATATCTATCGTAGTAAACTCTCACAACAAGGTGGAGATCAGGATAAAGCGTTCGAAGGTATTTTCGCTTTGATTGGCTGGACTCCGGAAATATCAATACTGTTTCAAGCTGATAAGATTTATTATCCCGACGGAAAAACAGGATTCGTTGATTTCTTAAAATTGGGTTATGAGTACACTCAAGGTGTGCAACTTTTCCTGACTCAAGAATATTACAACGCAGATACTGAGAAGACAGATCCCCATTTGGAGTCTTACGGTATTGGTGTTCAGTATTTCCCATTTCCTAATTTTGATTTCTTTGCCACGTACAAAAAAACAAAAGACTCGTCACAGCTTGATGAATATCAAAATGTGGTTTGGTTGATTGCACATATTTATTTGTAGGAGTTTTTATGAAGTTCGGTCTTGTATTATTCATTCTTATCGTAACGTGTTTTGCAAAAGAGCAAACTACCGTTGTGACACCTTCTGAGACTAAAGCTGCAAGTGAAATGACGATGCCAAAAGAGGAAGCGACGCCAACTCCGGCGCCTGCACCACCACCAGCTGTGGCAACCACCGTCGCTGATGTCATTCCAAAAAAAGAAACTCCAAAAGAAGAGCCCTTTCAATTTTTTGGTGACTTCCGTTATCGCCAGCAGATGGAAACACAAGCTCCAAAACAACAGCGAAGCATTCAGCGTATTCAAGCGCGTTTTGGATTAACCAGTCAGCTTCATGAAGATTTAAAAGTGACTTTGCGTTTGATGACGGGAAGTTCTGCGAATAGCGGAAATCAAACTTTGGGCGACGAAAAATCCCCCGGGATGCCTCGCCGTAATTTTGGCTTGGATCAAGCGTTCTTTGACTACAGGCCCCTCTCAGTTTTAAATATTTACGGCGGCAAGATGCCACAGCCACTGACGTTTGCGGGGAAAAACCAAATGCTTTTGGATCGTGACATCACGTTGGAGGGTTTAGGTCTTAAATACAATCAGCCGTTAAACGATGAATGGAGTTTCTTCACTCAGGGAGGAATGTTCTGGGTGCGTGAAAACTACGACTCCCAATTCGGTGAAGAACAGACGGATAATTTTTTAAATGCGATTCAAATCGGAGCGCAGTGGAAGAAACAAGATTGGACCGTTCTTTTGGGCGTGGGTTCATTCTCATATACAGATCTTAAGGACAATCCTCCGGCGAATATCACATCGGGCGCAACAGGCAACGGCAATACGCTGGATATCAATGGCAACTATCCGACAAACTTTGACATCGAACAGGCGTTTATCGAAGTCAAAAAGAAACTCGGCTCTTGGGATCTTTCAGCGTTTTATGAAACTCTTAAAAACAAAGATACAGATACACTTAATAAGGCCCACGCTTATGGTCTGATTGCCGTTTACAAGGCTTGGAGTCTGACGTGGACTCAAGAGGAAGTGCAAAAGGATGCCGTGCTGGGTGTTTTCACAGACTCTGATTTTGGTGGAGGTGTGACTTCCACGCGTGGTCAGGTGTGGAGTCTCGCATATAAAATCACAAAGAAAGTGCAAGTGCAGTACACAGTGTTTAAGAATGAAAATTCAATCGACACCATTCCGATGAACTATGACCGCACTCACATAGATCTTTTAATGACGTTCTAACTTATTTGCAAACCAGGGTGTGGATGATATCGCTGGCGTAAGCGTAAAGCATATCTTCCTCGCCTTGGAACTCAGGGCGTCCCATCATCAAAGACACGACAAGTTCTTGCGAAATGCGACGAGCTTTGCTGAAGTCATCCACCGTTTTGTTTTCAATGACAATGATCGACTTTTCTTTTCCAGATATTTTGAAAACACCTTCTTTAGGATCTTTGAGATCTTGATACCTATGAAGGTTAATATCTTCTAAAGTCACCTGTGTGTCAGAACCCGTTTGTTCGACAACAAGCTGGTGAGTTTGCGTGGTTCCTACGCAGCGACTGACCGGCGCCGCAAAAGCGGGAAGAGTAAAAAGAAATGCTAATGATGTGATGACGATTTTCATGATGACCTCCTAAAAAGGGAAGTCTTAGCTTTGAGTTTTAAAAAAGACCAATTATCAATTCTTCATTTCGCCTTATTAACAAATTTCTATCTAAAATATGTATTCCTCCAAGGCGTTTTGACTTCAAACCCTGTTTTTGCTCGGATCTGACAAGGAGGATCTATGGTGTCCGCTCAAATTCTTGTCGGAAAAGGGGATGTGCCATGTCTTTTGGAGGCCCGCTACGCCAATCGACATGGACTTATCGCAGGAGCTACGGGCACCGGAAAGACGGTCACTTTGCAAGTACTTGCAGAGGGCTTTTCAGATTTAGGAATTCCTGTTTTTCTGGCGGATGTAAAAGGTGATCTGGCAGGTCTTTCCCAAGCTGGAAAAAACGATCCGAAACTTATCGAGCGGGCACAGTCCTTAGGAAAAGAGGGTTTTCAGTTCCGCGCTTATCCGGTTATTTTTTGGGATGTCTTTTCAGAGAAAGGGCACTCGGTGCGTTCAACCATTTCAGAGATGGGCCCCTTGTTGTTGGCGCGTTTGATGGATCTGAATGACATACAAACCGGAGTTCTCAATTTAATCTTTAAATATGCCGATGATAACGGGCTTCTGCTTTTGGACATGAAAGATCTAAAAGCTCTGGTAAGTTTTGCCTCAGAAAACACGGAAATTTTTGGTAAAGACTACGGAACCGTAAGCAAACAGAGCTTAGGAATCATCCAAAGAGAACTGTTAAGTCTTGAAGAGCAAGGAGCTGACAAGTTTTTTGGTGAACCGACGTTGAAGTTAACAGATTTTATGCAAACAACACTGGAAGGGCGCGGACACGTTAATATTTTGGCGGCAGAAAAACTTTTTGCCAATCCCAAACTCTATGCGACCTTTTTATTGTGGCTGCTCTCCGAATTATTCGAGACGCTGCCTGAAACGGGTGATGCTCCTTTGCCTAAGATGGTTTTCTTTTTTGATGAAGCCCATTTGTTGTTTAACGATGCTTCAAAAGCTGTTTTAGAAAAAGTGGAACAAGTCGTCCGCCTTATCCGCTCCAAAGGAGTGGGCGTTTATTTTATTACACAGAATCCTCTGGATGTGCCCGAAAAAATTTTAAGTCAGTTGGGAAATCGGGTGCAGCATGCTCTTCGGGCGTTTACTCCCAAGGATCAAAAATCCGTGAAAGCTGCTGCTGAAACGTTTCGTGCCAAACCCGGTTTGGATGTGGCGACGGTCATCACAGAGTTGGCTGTCGGGGAGGCCTTGGTCTCAATGCTTGACGAGGGCGGCGTGCCTTCTCCAGTAGAGCGCGCAAAAATTTGTCCTCCGCAGTCACGCATGGGAACGATCACGATGGAGGAGCGCCAGGCGGTGATGAGTCGTTCTCCATTTAAGGATCAATACACACAAGCTGTGGACCGTGAGTCGGCGTATGAAAAACTGCAAGCCCGAACGCAAGAGAAAGTCGCAGAGCCTGACTCAAAGAAAAGGTCTGGCAAAGAACCCGACAGTGTTTGGGAGATAGCTGCAAAAAGTGCCGTTCGTGCTGCCAGTTCAAAAGTGGGCCGTGAAATTGGTCAGTCGTTATTGCGGGGAATCTTGGGTTCTTTAAGTAAAAAGTAAAGGGCTTGTCGGTCCTTAGAGGCAAAAGTTGACCCTTTAGTATCATTGGTTAGAATCATCTTAATTGTTTTTTAGGAGATTTTTATGCGCGTTCAGTTTGTTGTTATCGCTCTGGGATTTCTTTTCTCTTTAACAGGAAATGCGGCTCAAAGATCCTTCACGGTTTTTTCTTCAAAACAAATCACTCCCAAAGTGGAGAGATTCTACGGACAAGATGGCAATGCTTTTGCGACGATGTTTTGCAATCCCGAATCACCGCAGGTAATGATCGTCGACAGTCGCTTGACGGACTTAGATGGAAAAACATTTTTGTTCGGCTCTTTGCAAGCGTGTGAAAAAGGTCGTGCGGATGCGCGCAACTCTTTAAACAAATGTCTTGTTGAACTTGTCATTGATACGACAACTCAAGCGGCTGTTGTGAAAGTGAGCCGTTGTAAATAGCTCACTTTAACGCAGCGTTTCGATGCGCGGCCCAACGCGTTGACGGAAGTTCCAACCAGAGAGAGTTTCAATATCTTGGAGGCTCCAGTTGGTTTCAAATGAACTTGTTAAACGTCGTCGTATTTTGTTAGTAACCGCTCTTTGCTGTTTGGTTTCGGTAGCGAGCATGATTGTCGCGAAAATCCTGTTGATGGGCATCGCACTTTTCACAAACCTTTTTTATTTCCAAAAATTTTCTATCGAATATTCTTCGCCTGCGGATAATCACCTGGGAATTTGGGCGATCTTCATTCCGGCGATTGGCGGGGTGATTGTTGGTATTATGGCGAAGTTCGGCTCGCCCGGCATTCGTGGTCACGGCATTCCTGAAGCGATGGAAAACATTCTGCAAAAAGAGAGCAGAATCCCACGTCGAATGACATTCTTAAAACCTATTTCGTCAGCAATTGCGATTGGCTCTGGGGGACCTTTCGGTGCCGAAGGACCGATCATCGCAACAGGTGGTGCTTTAGGTTCTTGGTTGGGACAAATTGTTCCGGTGAGCAGTTATGAGCGCAAAGTTATTTTGGCAGCAGGAGCGGCGTCGGGAATGACCGCTATTTTCGGAACACCATTTTCAGCGGTGTTGTTGGCGATTGAACTTTTGCTTTTTGAATACAGAGCAAAATCATTTATCCCCGTAGCACTTGCAACTGTCGTGGCGTCCACTTTGCGCGCGACAGTGATGGGTGGAGAAGCTTTCTTTACGATGCCTCCGATTCACTCTCCAGATTTGATCAGCTTGTTTATCTATCTCGCCTTCGGTGCGTTGATGGGAGTTCTTGCCGTTGGAGTTACGAAGTCGGTTTACTGGATCGAAGACATGTTTGAGAAACTTCCTATTCATTGGATGTGGTGGCCTGTGATTGGCGGTCTGGTTGTGGGCTTGGTCGGACTTATCGAGCCTCGCGCCTTGGGGGTCGGATATGACAACATCACAATGAGTCTTGCAGGTAAGCTGAGTGTTGGCGCGGCTGTCAGTATTTTTGTTTGGAAGTTTCTTGCATGGTCGGTTGCCTTGGGAAGTGGAACTTCTGGAGGAACGCTAGCACCGCTTTTGACTTTAGGATCTGCCTTTGGATTTTTAGTGGGAACGGGGCTTGCGTTTTATTTCCCAGAACTTCACACAGATGTTTCAACAATGGCTTTGATCGGAATGGCAGCACTTTTTGCCGGTTCTTCGCGGGCGCTTCTTGCATCCGTACTGTTTGCGCTTGAAGGCACGCAACAGCCCGTGGGAATGGTTCCGCTTTTAGGTTGCTGCTCCATCGCGTATTTGGTTTCCTCCGTCTTGATGAAAAACACGATCATGACTGAAAAGATCGCCCGCCGTGGCGTCTCTGTTCCGCATGAGTATTATTCGAATCCGGGATAAAAAGGGAAAGATGGCTTCACTGCCACCGTGGAAGTGAAAAATCTGCTTTCTTCAATCTGAATAAATCAGTTTCAACATCGAGAAGAAGTATCCTACGGTCGAATTTCATGCCCAATTTTTCCAGAATTTTTTTCGAGGCTGCATTGTCTGGAGTCACCGTTGCGGTGATTTCGGATAAATTCAGCTTTTGAAAAGCATGGTCACAAAGCGCTTTGGCAATTTCCAATCCATAACCTTTGCCCCAAGCGGTTTCACGAAGGCGGTAAGTGATGTCTACCAAGTTCTCGTTGTTATATTGCCAGGGTGTTAAACCGCCTATGCCAATCAAAGAGCCCGTGCTCTTTTCCCAGACACCCCATTTTCCTAGACGAGTTTCATTATACAGTTGGATAGAAGTGCGAATCCAATTTAGAGCAGATGCATGGTCGGTCTGACGGTAAATAGTAATAAGATGAAGATTGAAGCCGTTGTCTTGAGTTAGATTGAAAAAATCCTGAGTTTGGCTTTCAAGCCAAGGCTTTATTTCCAGACGTTCCGTTTCAATCATATTCGATCCTTTTGGTGGCCCCACGTGGACTCGAACCACGATCGACGGTTTAGGAAACCATTGCTCTATCCTGTTGAGCTATGGGGTCGCTGTTAAGTATAAATATATATGAGGTAAAATAAGGCACGCAAGCCATGGAGCTCCAGAAGGCACAAGTTTTAATGCCGTATTTTTGGAATCGTGGTAAAAAGATTTCTATGCGGACGATCTCTAAAATCCTTTTAATCATTCTAATAGGGCCTTCAATGCTTTACGCAAACGAAAAGGCTCTTATCATCAGCGGCTTTGATGATGTTTTACGTCAGGCTGAAAATACGGGATTGGTTAAATCTGCTGTTAAAATTTTAGAAAAAGACAAAACCTTTGCAGGAATGCCGGAGTTGTATTCGGTGATTTCAAAACAGGAAACCGCACCGCATTTTTATGTGGTCAGTGCGATTTCGTCGTGGTTTGAAAAACGCATTTCCGATTTTCTAAGGGCTTCCGGTTATCCTGAAAATCACCGTTATTTACGAAACTGGCTCACAGAGTGGTCGATTGAAGATTTTAAAATCTCGCGCATTGAAAAAATCGTGGAAGATCATCCGCAAAGAAAATTTATTGTGATCTTTGATAACTCAGAGCCAAGCGTCCAGATGGCGACAGCCCTTCACGAAAAATTTGGCGATAAAATCCAGGCGATCTATCTGCGTGAGGTGGTTAAAAAAGAAACCCCATCATCAGCCATTTCGTTCTTCACCGCTTTTGATATCGCGATGAATGAATTCGCGTCCGGTCGCATGACAACAGAAGAAGTGCAAGCTGTAGGGCAGGCGATTCTCAAAGAACCCCATGCAGAGCAAATAATTCCCTCTTATGCTCTTTGCCCGTCAGAAATGAGATGCAATGGAGTCAGCGCAGAACTTGCTTCGCTCTGCCAAGACGTCCAAAAACATTTACAGTCCGTTTGCGCGCAACACTAAGTGCATCCGCGAATCAGATAAAGAATCAGCAAAATAGGAATCGGAACTCCTATCAGCCATAATAAAATCCAACCGATTTTTCCGGATTGATTTTTGTTCGCCATAAGCCCCTCCTTGGTCTTACGAAAACTTCAAAATCTTTTTTTATTTTATAATAAGTCGGGTAAATAAGAAGCCATCCATGTGATGGCTTCTAACATTTATAAACTCTTTTGCAGAGGGGACTGAAGCACAGGCCACGTGCTTTTAAGAACAGCTGGACGGCCTTGGAACACAAGAATACCGAAAGTTCCATAGTGAGTTAAGCGGCCAGCCCACTCGACGGGATTGTTATCTTTGCTCCAGCGAACCCACACGAGGGGTTGCGCTGGATTGTTCTTTAGTCTTGTGACTAAAACCGTGCTTGTGTTTTCAAGCAAGAACTCTTGACCGTCAATCGTCATCTTCTTGTCAGTCAGTGAGAACTTTTGATCCAAAAGCTGCGCTTTCATAAAACTCGCAAAAGCATCTTTATCGCCGACGAAAACCAAAGCTCCTTCCAAAGCGATCTGTAAAGAGTCCGTTACTGCGGTGAGGGTGCTTTTACCTTCGGCAGATTGAGCCCAAGTTTGCGCGAATTTTTCCGCATCGGCGTTTTCTTTATCAAAATAAAAATTCACAGAAGCGCTACCAAGAACGGAGGATAATGTGGCAGGACGTTCTTCTAAATAAAGATCGCGGAAGATATGAAAATCAGGATCGACAGAAATATGCACGGGCTTTGAGCGGCTGATCAATGAGAACACACCAGACTTGTCGGTGAGGCGAGCAAGCTGACGAACTTCCTCTCCAGATTCTAACTTCCAAACTACGGGAATAGACAAGTCGTACATTTCAGCTTGTTTTTGAGAAAGCAGGTAAGTGGTACTATAAGAACCGTCCAGCCATCTCATTACTTTCGCGTCTGTCAGTTCAACTTTGGGAGCGCCAGTGCGATCAAGCCATTGCGTGAAGAAGCCTTGCAGATCTTGGTTCGTGATTTTTTCGAAACTTTTTTGAACCTCATTAAAAGAAACGCGTTGAAACAGATTCTCAGTATAAAAATCTTGAAGAGCTTTCTTGAAAAGATCTTTTCCGAATTTAAACTCTAACATGTGAAAGATCATCA
This region of Bdellovibrio sp. BCCA genomic DNA includes:
- a CDS encoding YceI family protein, coding for MKYVLFVLFFMCSPGFAATSFKMTKESGTTNFLAIGNPSAIRIDGKGEGPEGTLLAQEKGENWIVSGDLRVNLKNTDTGIALRDRHMKEKYLEVGKFENATLTVNDLTVPKNAVTKESETKLPFTGTLDLHGIKKPVQGEFVVKSSKEGLKMTASFQLKLSDFGIVIPSFAGITVADQVEVNTASTVERLQ
- a CDS encoding putative porin, whose translation is MKFGLVLFILIVTCFAKEQTTVVTPSETKAASEMTMPKEEATPTPAPAPPPAVATTVADVIPKKETPKEEPFQFFGDFRYRQQMETQAPKQQRSIQRIQARFGLTSQLHEDLKVTLRLMTGSSANSGNQTLGDEKSPGMPRRNFGLDQAFFDYRPLSVLNIYGGKMPQPLTFAGKNQMLLDRDITLEGLGLKYNQPLNDEWSFFTQGGMFWVRENYDSQFGEEQTDNFLNAIQIGAQWKKQDWTVLLGVGSFSYTDLKDNPPANITSGATGNGNTLDINGNYPTNFDIEQAFIEVKKKLGSWDLSAFYETLKNKDTDTLNKAHAYGLIAVYKAWSLTWTQEEVQKDAVLGVFTDSDFGGGVTSTRGQVWSLAYKITKKVQVQYTVFKNENSIDTIPMNYDRTHIDLLMTF
- a CDS encoding helicase HerA-like domain-containing protein, whose amino-acid sequence is MVSAQILVGKGDVPCLLEARYANRHGLIAGATGTGKTVTLQVLAEGFSDLGIPVFLADVKGDLAGLSQAGKNDPKLIERAQSLGKEGFQFRAYPVIFWDVFSEKGHSVRSTISEMGPLLLARLMDLNDIQTGVLNLIFKYADDNGLLLLDMKDLKALVSFASENTEIFGKDYGTVSKQSLGIIQRELLSLEEQGADKFFGEPTLKLTDFMQTTLEGRGHVNILAAEKLFANPKLYATFLLWLLSELFETLPETGDAPLPKMVFFFDEAHLLFNDASKAVLEKVEQVVRLIRSKGVGVYFITQNPLDVPEKILSQLGNRVQHALRAFTPKDQKSVKAAAETFRAKPGLDVATVITELAVGEALVSMLDEGGVPSPVERAKICPPQSRMGTITMEERQAVMSRSPFKDQYTQAVDRESAYEKLQARTQEKVAEPDSKKRSGKEPDSVWEIAAKSAVRAASSKVGREIGQSLLRGILGSLSKK
- a CDS encoding chloride channel protein, which gives rise to MVSNELVKRRRILLVTALCCLVSVASMIVAKILLMGIALFTNLFYFQKFSIEYSSPADNHLGIWAIFIPAIGGVIVGIMAKFGSPGIRGHGIPEAMENILQKESRIPRRMTFLKPISSAIAIGSGGPFGAEGPIIATGGALGSWLGQIVPVSSYERKVILAAGAASGMTAIFGTPFSAVLLAIELLLFEYRAKSFIPVALATVVASTLRATVMGGEAFFTMPPIHSPDLISLFIYLAFGALMGVLAVGVTKSVYWIEDMFEKLPIHWMWWPVIGGLVVGLVGLIEPRALGVGYDNITMSLAGKLSVGAAVSIFVWKFLAWSVALGSGTSGGTLAPLLTLGSAFGFLVGTGLAFYFPELHTDVSTMALIGMAALFAGSSRALLASVLFALEGTQQPVGMVPLLGCCSIAYLVSSVLMKNTIMTEKIARRGVSVPHEYYSNPG
- a CDS encoding GNAT family N-acetyltransferase, giving the protein MIETERLEIKPWLESQTQDFFNLTQDNGFNLHLITIYRQTDHASALNWIRTSIQLYNETRLGKWGVWEKSTGSLIGIGGLTPWQYNNENLVDITYRLRETAWGKGYGLEIAKALCDHAFQKLNLSEITATVTPDNAASKKILEKLGMKFDRRILLLDVETDLFRLKKADFSLPRWQ
- a CDS encoding phosphatase domain-containing protein, whose protein sequence is MELQKAQVLMPYFWNRGKKISMRTISKILLIILIGPSMLYANEKALIISGFDDVLRQAENTGLVKSAVKILEKDKTFAGMPELYSVISKQETAPHFYVVSAISSWFEKRISDFLRASGYPENHRYLRNWLTEWSIEDFKISRIEKIVEDHPQRKFIVIFDNSEPSVQMATALHEKFGDKIQAIYLREVVKKETPSSAISFFTAFDIAMNEFASGRMTTEEVQAVGQAILKEPHAEQIIPSYALCPSEMRCNGVSAELASLCQDVQKHLQSVCAQH